From Phyllopteryx taeniolatus isolate TA_2022b chromosome 18, UOR_Ptae_1.2, whole genome shotgun sequence, the proteins below share one genomic window:
- the ptrhd1 gene encoding putative peptidyl-tRNA hydrolase PTRHD1, with translation MAASGAAGSPGRLVQYVVVRADLVHKLSWPLGAVITQACHAATAAVHLHYADRDTQSYLAELDSMHKVVLAAPDEAALSGLSESLTQAGVAHKLWIEQPENMATCLALKPYPRERVQPLLRKFKLFK, from the exons ATGGCTGCCTCAGGGGCCGCCGGTTCCCCAGGCCGCCTAGTCCAGTACGTGGTAGTCCGCGCGGACCTGGTCCACAAGCTGTCGTGGCCGCTGGGAGCCGTCATCACGCAGGCGTGCCACGCCGCCACGGCCGCCGTCCACCTCCACTACGCCGACCGGGACACGCAGAGCTACCTGGCCGAGCTCGACTCCATGCACAAAGTGGTGCTCGCG GCTCCGGACGAGGCCGCCCTCTCGGGCTTGTCTGAGAGCCTGACCCAGGCCGGCGTGGCCCACAAGCTTTGGATTGAGCAGCCCGAGAACATGGCCACCTGTCTGGCCCTGAAGCCGTACCCCAGAGAAAGGGTGCAGCCGCTGCTCCGCAAGTTCAAGCTCTTCAAGTGA